The Neobacillus sp. OS1-2 genome includes a window with the following:
- a CDS encoding ATP-binding protein: protein MNEGSQKKPTTVLMGRQEMAKYKEQKVDIYKYNPLIEALPYIYTQKQVINFLTSKPNYNAEDINESPEIRLHLIQQIKHTFVQPLPIHLDLQSKVSLMLRSGYQGRNPVSPLYARQFVVGIHNIFKGDYDEKKGNIIGNRSTASSFALIGISGIGKSTAIEKILLLYPQVIIHSEYEHNGLSIGYLNQIVWLVIECPFNGSRGTLCKNFFEAVDSILGTSYYQKYVKQRVNESDLIDKMAHVAALHCIGVLVFDEVQRMQKGQEGQQTMNFFVEIHNKLGVPLIFVGTYKAIDLFTPLLANARRASAMGAEFFDRMDKDKKWDYFLEQLWKYQWLREPVPLTEEMNELFYKETLGITDLVVNLFIQAQYLTISLGKEKLTLNLVKKAAKKNLKLLQPMLTALKTGDKEKLKRIDDLKPEWIDINAFLKALPTEVHIEGAISKEHKKAIIDAKEFVQYVGFAQSLGLTKKEAIDLVSQILDQEEVSSDSSIVNKKIAKKILTIPSDDSKKNSREKKGRKKVIDDNYLHVIGLKALEEKKSLVEELQKINVIAPFNEFLS, encoded by the coding sequence ATGAATGAAGGTAGTCAGAAAAAACCTACAACGGTTCTCATGGGAAGACAAGAAATGGCGAAATACAAAGAGCAAAAAGTGGATATTTATAAATACAATCCTCTTATAGAAGCCCTACCATATATATATACTCAAAAACAAGTCATTAACTTTTTAACAAGTAAGCCTAATTACAATGCTGAGGATATTAATGAATCCCCAGAAATCAGGCTACACCTTATACAACAGATAAAACATACTTTTGTACAGCCATTACCAATTCATTTAGATTTACAATCTAAAGTATCATTGATGCTTAGATCAGGATATCAAGGAAGAAACCCAGTTAGCCCTTTGTATGCTAGGCAGTTTGTGGTTGGAATCCATAATATATTTAAGGGAGATTACGATGAAAAAAAAGGAAATATTATTGGAAATCGTTCAACAGCCAGTAGTTTTGCCTTAATAGGTATAAGCGGAATTGGTAAGTCTACTGCAATTGAGAAAATCCTTTTACTGTATCCTCAGGTGATAATTCACTCAGAATATGAACATAATGGTTTATCAATTGGATATTTAAACCAAATTGTTTGGCTAGTAATTGAATGTCCTTTTAATGGTTCAAGAGGTACTCTGTGTAAGAACTTCTTCGAAGCTGTAGATAGCATTTTAGGGACGAGCTATTATCAGAAGTATGTGAAACAAAGGGTGAATGAGTCAGACTTAATTGACAAGATGGCCCATGTTGCAGCTCTTCATTGTATTGGAGTGCTGGTATTTGATGAAGTTCAGAGAATGCAGAAGGGACAGGAAGGGCAGCAAACAATGAACTTCTTTGTTGAAATACATAACAAATTGGGGGTGCCATTGATTTTTGTAGGGACATATAAGGCAATTGATCTGTTTACACCTTTGTTGGCTAATGCAAGAAGGGCTAGTGCGATGGGGGCAGAATTTTTTGACAGGATGGATAAGGATAAAAAGTGGGATTACTTTTTAGAACAGCTATGGAAATACCAATGGTTAAGAGAACCAGTTCCTTTAACTGAAGAAATGAATGAATTGTTTTACAAAGAAACTCTAGGAATTACAGATTTAGTTGTTAATCTATTTATACAAGCACAGTATTTAACAATTTCATTAGGGAAAGAGAAACTAACTTTAAATTTGGTTAAAAAGGCTGCCAAGAAAAATTTAAAGTTGTTACAACCGATGCTTACAGCCCTTAAAACAGGTGATAAGGAGAAATTAAAGAGAATTGACGATTTAAAGCCCGAATGGATTGATATTAATGCTTTTTTAAAAGCTTTACCCACAGAAGTACACATTGAAGGTGCTATATCTAAGGAGCATAAGAAAGCGATCATTGATGCTAAAGAATTTGTACAATACGTTGGGTTTGCACAAAGTTTAGGCTTAACAAAAAAAGAGGCTATAGATTTGGTCTCCCAAATTCTGGACCAAGAGGAAGTAAGTTCGGATAGCTCTATAGTAAATAAAAAGATAGCTAAAAAAATACTAACTATACCTTCTGATGATTCGAAGAAAAATAGTAGAGAGAAGAAAGGTCGTAAAAAAGTAATTGATGATAATTATCTTCATGTAATTGGATTAAAAGCATTGGAAGAAAAGAAGTCCTTAGTGGAAGAGTTGCAAAAGATCAATGTAATTGCTCCATTTAATGAATTTTTAAGTTAG
- a CDS encoding TnsD family Tn7-like transposition protein — protein MLICSKHKKALIESHIPYRNKQNKHKFFTLNETSIKLGKIIIIPERFFDKFLFIADTSYRLLNEKELLTGVDNLQEFYLKKLQEKGYITKSKRIRMQELKSVFLKSFDSEFLRMINSSFNLGDENTWFHKVLRKPRVTCYPLRHLLLLLFLNEAFPNNSIKDNLENYPFGKGPWPCLNKAANHYKELLITECVVTTDSKTKQPVGTFACSQCHFIYSRRGPDYDDKDIYKIGRVKNFGIVWINKLNELGSNGKYSTRKISLILGVDSKTVKKYLENDKGITKDKLKKIKNERIIKEETAEKHKKDLLILINDNPGFSRTELRKVNPSGYIWLYRNHREWLLKNLPNPKISHKTTAKINWDQRDEEYSFLLIKEAINILTEEPLIRLTKTRIAKRLDLQSRFEKNIDKLPICKSILDDVTEDIEDFQIRRIRLRAEGLRKENFYYSKSTLGRAAGLGKNISRKVNKVLHEELGFLDNAHSN, from the coding sequence GTGCTCATATGTTCAAAGCATAAAAAAGCGCTAATTGAATCACATATACCATACAGGAATAAACAAAATAAACATAAATTTTTTACTCTTAACGAAACTTCAATAAAGCTTGGAAAAATAATAATAATACCAGAACGATTTTTCGACAAATTTTTATTTATTGCTGATACTTCATATCGACTATTAAATGAGAAAGAATTGTTAACTGGAGTGGATAACCTTCAAGAATTTTATTTGAAAAAGTTACAAGAAAAAGGATACATTACTAAGTCAAAGCGAATAAGAATGCAGGAATTAAAATCAGTATTTTTAAAATCATTTGACTCTGAATTTTTAAGAATGATTAATAGTAGTTTTAATCTAGGTGATGAAAATACATGGTTTCATAAAGTTCTAAGAAAACCACGAGTGACTTGCTATCCCTTACGACATTTATTACTACTACTTTTTTTAAATGAAGCCTTTCCAAATAATTCAATAAAGGATAATCTAGAAAATTATCCATTTGGAAAAGGTCCATGGCCATGTTTAAATAAGGCGGCTAATCATTACAAAGAGTTACTAATAACTGAATGTGTAGTGACTACTGATTCAAAGACAAAACAGCCGGTTGGTACATTTGCTTGTAGTCAATGCCATTTTATTTATTCGAGAAGAGGCCCAGACTATGATGATAAGGATATATATAAAATAGGAAGAGTAAAAAACTTTGGAATAGTATGGATTAATAAACTCAATGAGCTAGGCTCTAATGGTAAATATTCAACACGAAAAATATCATTAATTCTAGGTGTTGATTCAAAAACAGTAAAAAAATATTTAGAGAATGATAAAGGTATCACAAAAGATAAATTAAAAAAAATAAAAAATGAAAGAATCATTAAGGAAGAGACCGCTGAAAAACATAAAAAAGATTTGTTGATTTTAATTAACGATAATCCTGGCTTTAGTCGAACAGAATTAAGAAAAGTCAATCCATCGGGTTACATTTGGTTATATAGAAATCATAGGGAATGGTTGTTGAAGAACCTTCCAAATCCTAAGATATCTCATAAAACGACAGCGAAAATTAATTGGGATCAAAGGGATGAAGAATATTCATTTTTGCTTATAAAAGAAGCTATCAACATCTTAACAGAAGAACCATTGATTAGGCTTACTAAAACAAGAATAGCAAAAAGGCTCGACCTACAATCAAGATTTGAAAAGAATATTGATAAATTACCAATATGTAAAAGTATACTTGACGATGTAACAGAAGATATTGAGGATTTTCAAATAAGAAGAATTAGGTTAAGAGCTGAAGGGTTACGAAAAGAAAATTTTTATTATTCGAAGTCTACATTAGGAAGAGCAGCTGGTTTAGGTAAAAATATCTCAAGAAAGGTAAATAAAGTATTACATGAAGAATTAGGGTTCTTGGACAATGCTCATTCTAATTGA
- a CDS encoding TnsD family Tn7-like transposition protein has protein sequence MLPFFPDAYPDELLYSVFARYHKRSGNISVKDTFLDLFNKRNLIPHAHIPRDLGILTGKIIGFKKVNLDTWIKKHTLFLYYSNFAKEQNKEKLLSIIVDGGDTNLPIRIIPEEYFKYCTECVREDNLKYGEIYWHKKHQIPGVFYCSIHSLELLESSVKTQSRHKGFYGYEPATLDNCPIDEISMSKIPNNLENMLMKISKECEKVAENDLSLSFEYIPKIYRYLLYREDYIKGSRNNFNKLKNDFINYYGHELLNFLRVEFNYSKRDQWLEKITKSSQMAFHPIKHVLLTLFLNDSVETLHNFGKDIEPFGKGPYPCLNPFSNHYKECVINSVKLEKCNRTNSGIGLFSCNCGFEFTRFNNRKKLMVKQIKNMNKQWEDEFIKLLEQEKIISIGFETKKDVVENYLSIFSSYLNGKQRRQKPTTKIINHYRNNWINLLRENPNASTEKLKKKDITTFVFLYKHDKNWLSNNMSFTNNCRDQEIDWEKRDKELLLAVEEARKELLSEDTPTRITRSSLGRSTNKLDIIRKAEYRDKMPKTYNYLDEILESVEEFQLRRVEYALKSLIQSGKRISETSIGRAANVIKGRSSVIDTKIKKYVEEYS, from the coding sequence GTGTTACCGTTTTTCCCAGATGCATATCCAGACGAATTACTATATAGCGTTTTTGCAAGATACCATAAACGGTCTGGCAATATTAGTGTTAAAGACACCTTTTTAGACTTGTTCAATAAAAGAAACTTGATTCCGCATGCACACATTCCAAGAGATTTAGGCATTTTAACAGGAAAAATAATTGGCTTTAAAAAAGTAAATCTTGATACCTGGATTAAGAAACATACATTATTTTTATATTACTCAAACTTTGCGAAAGAGCAAAATAAAGAAAAATTGCTTTCTATAATTGTGGATGGCGGAGATACGAATTTACCTATTCGTATTATACCTGAAGAGTATTTTAAGTACTGTACTGAATGTGTGAGGGAAGATAATTTAAAATATGGTGAAATATATTGGCATAAGAAACACCAGATACCAGGCGTTTTTTATTGCTCGATACATTCTCTAGAGCTTTTAGAGAGTTCGGTAAAGACACAATCAAGACATAAAGGTTTCTATGGTTATGAACCTGCAACACTAGATAATTGTCCAATTGATGAAATTTCAATGAGTAAGATTCCTAACAATCTTGAGAATATGTTAATGAAAATATCTAAAGAATGTGAAAAAGTAGCAGAAAATGATCTTTCTTTATCCTTTGAATACATACCGAAAATATATAGGTACTTACTTTATCGAGAAGATTATATTAAGGGGAGTAGAAATAATTTCAATAAGCTAAAAAATGATTTTATAAATTATTATGGACATGAATTATTAAATTTTTTAAGAGTAGAATTTAATTATTCCAAGAGGGACCAATGGTTGGAGAAAATAACTAAAAGTTCTCAAATGGCATTTCATCCTATAAAACATGTCTTGTTAACGCTTTTTTTAAATGATAGTGTTGAAACTCTTCATAACTTCGGTAAGGATATCGAACCATTTGGAAAAGGACCATATCCATGTCTGAATCCATTCTCTAATCATTATAAGGAATGTGTGATAAATAGTGTAAAACTTGAAAAATGCAATAGAACTAATTCAGGGATAGGCTTATTTTCATGTAATTGCGGTTTTGAATTTACAAGATTCAATAACAGAAAAAAGTTAATGGTAAAGCAAATAAAAAATATGAACAAACAATGGGAAGATGAATTCATTAAGTTGTTGGAACAAGAAAAAATAATTAGTATAGGTTTTGAAACTAAAAAAGATGTAGTTGAAAATTATTTGTCCATTTTTAGTAGCTATTTAAATGGCAAGCAGAGAAGACAGAAACCCACCACTAAAATAATAAATCATTATCGTAATAATTGGATTAATTTATTGAGAGAAAACCCTAATGCCTCAACAGAAAAATTAAAGAAAAAGGATATCACCACTTTTGTCTTCTTGTATAAACATGATAAGAATTGGCTTTCAAATAATATGTCTTTTACAAACAATTGCAGAGACCAAGAGATAGACTGGGAAAAAAGAGATAAGGAATTGCTTCTTGCTGTTGAAGAAGCAAGAAAAGAGTTATTAAGCGAAGATACACCAACTAGAATTACAAGATCTTCATTGGGGAGATCTACAAATAAATTAGATATAATAAGAAAAGCAGAGTATCGGGATAAAATGCCTAAAACATACAATTACTTAGATGAAATACTTGAATCGGTAGAGGAATTTCAGTTAAGAAGAGTTGAATACGCTCTTAAAAGCTTAATACAGTCAGGGAAGAGAATAAGTGAAACCAGCATTGGTCGTGCTGCTAATGTAATTAAAGGAAGATCAAGTGTCATAGATACTAAAATAAAAAAGTATGTTGAAGAATACAGCTAG
- a CDS encoding DUF5710 domain-containing protein, translating to MSDRINLIVPFSQKDEAKSKGAKWDAKNKTWHVLEGVDLNDFYKWLPDNIPNLRAKNYSLAETEMTCWKCKKQTLYTLYI from the coding sequence ATGAGCGATAGAATTAATTTAATTGTGCCATTTTCTCAAAAAGATGAAGCAAAAAGTAAAGGAGCGAAGTGGGATGCCAAAAATAAAACCTGGCATGTATTAGAAGGTGTTGATTTAAATGATTTCTATAAATGGCTACCTGATAATATACCTAACTTAAGAGCAAAAAATTATTCTTTGGCTGAAACAGAAATGACTTGCTGGAAATGTAAAAAACAAACATTGTATACTCTATATATCTAG
- a CDS encoding helix-turn-helix transcriptional regulator gives MELSEAIKKVRLKLCLSQEGLARELHVGFTSVNRWENNHTKPNQIARYALIELCKNRNISPELIELLIKTK, from the coding sequence ATGGAGTTAAGCGAAGCAATTAAAAAAGTGCGTTTGAAATTGTGTTTGTCTCAAGAGGGGCTTGCCCGTGAGCTTCATGTTGGATTTACATCTGTGAACCGATGGGAGAACAATCATACAAAGCCGAATCAAATAGCCCGTTATGCTTTAATAGAGCTTTGTAAGAATAGAAACATTAGTCCTGAACTGATTGAGTTGCTCATAAAAACAAAGTAG
- a CDS encoding type I restriction endonuclease subunit R, giving the protein MKSEKQIEVEFIEKLQDLKYTYREDIRDKATLEANFKEHFERLNRVKLSDSEFARLRDSIITADVFTAARTLREINTFKRDDDTPLQYTLVNIKNWCKNEFEVINQLRINTDNSNHRYDVIILINGVPVVQVELKSLQITPKKAMEQIVEYKNDHGNGYTNSLLCFMQLFIVSNESNTYYFANNHKDHFCFNADERFLPIYQMADEDNKKITHLHDFSDNFLPKCTLGQLISRYMVLVVSEQKLMIMRPYQIYAVKAIMDCIDQNRGNGYIWHTTGSGKTLTSFKTSTLLKDNPEIEKCLFVVDRKDLDRQTRLEFNKFQEGCVEENTNTESLVKRLTSDDYRDKVIVTTIQKLGLALNEDSKRNQEKKKRGEPTYKDRLAQLTDKRIVIIFDECHRSQFGDNHEAIKNFFPKAQLFGFTGTPIFEENATYKQIDGTVGSYITTKDVFEKELHAYTITNAIDDGNVLRFHIDYFKPEDVKKAAKASDTVSKKAIVEAILSKHDAATNGRRYNAIFATASINDAIEYFEIFKSLQEERKKNEGESFKPLNIACVFSPPAEGNKDVKQLQEDLQQEKADNEQEPDKKKAALKSIIDDYNLQYRTNHSINEFDLYYQDVQKRIKDQKYPNSDYPQVNKIDITIVVDMLLTGFDSKYLNTLYVDKNLKQHGLIQAFSRTNRVLNDTKPYGNILDFRGQEKDVDEAIALFSGKENSSRAKEIWLVDPAPVVVEKLDKAVADLEKFMESQGLECKPEQVSNLKGDAARGEFINKFKEVQRLKTQLDQYTDIKEEQAAKIEELLPEDTLRAFRGVYIETAQMLKAQQGKDIRDKDPVIEQLDFEFVLFSSAIIDYDYIMSLISRYTQPDVPKKEKMSRKQLISLLCSNSNMMEEREDIIAYISSLESGKGLDEKEIKAGYQKFKEEKATKEMELIANKHGVEPASLQAFIDEIIGRMIFDGEKLSDLLEPLELGWRDRTKKELELMDNLIPLLKKLAGGRVIVGLNAYE; this is encoded by the coding sequence ATGAAATCTGAAAAGCAAATAGAGGTAGAGTTTATTGAAAAGCTTCAAGATTTAAAATACACATATCGGGAAGACATTCGTGATAAGGCGACGCTTGAAGCTAATTTCAAAGAACATTTTGAAAGACTGAATCGTGTAAAGTTAAGCGATTCTGAATTTGCACGCCTCAGAGATAGCATTATCACTGCAGATGTGTTCACTGCTGCAAGAACTTTACGAGAAATCAACACCTTCAAGCGTGATGATGACACGCCGCTTCAATACACCCTTGTTAATATTAAAAACTGGTGTAAAAATGAATTTGAAGTGATAAACCAACTACGCATAAATACAGATAACAGCAACCATCGTTATGATGTTATTATCCTCATTAATGGTGTTCCTGTTGTTCAGGTTGAGCTGAAGTCACTGCAAATCACACCTAAAAAAGCAATGGAGCAAATTGTAGAATATAAAAACGACCACGGTAATGGTTATACAAACTCGCTGCTTTGCTTTATGCAGCTTTTTATTGTGAGCAATGAGAGTAACACATATTATTTTGCCAACAATCACAAGGACCACTTTTGTTTTAATGCAGACGAGCGCTTTTTGCCAATTTATCAGATGGCAGATGAGGACAATAAGAAAATTACCCATCTTCATGATTTTTCTGATAACTTTTTGCCCAAATGCACTCTCGGGCAATTAATAAGCCGTTACATGGTACTTGTGGTAAGTGAGCAGAAATTGATGATTATGCGTCCTTATCAGATTTATGCTGTTAAGGCAATAATGGACTGTATCGATCAGAATCGTGGCAACGGATATATATGGCATACTACCGGAAGTGGAAAAACACTTACATCGTTTAAAACATCAACACTTTTGAAGGACAATCCTGAAATTGAGAAGTGTTTATTCGTCGTTGACAGAAAAGACCTAGATAGACAAACTCGATTGGAGTTTAATAAATTTCAAGAAGGCTGCGTTGAAGAGAATACCAACACAGAAAGTTTAGTTAAACGGCTTACTTCGGATGATTATCGTGACAAAGTTATTGTTACTACAATTCAGAAGCTTGGGCTCGCTCTTAATGAAGATAGCAAGCGTAACCAAGAGAAAAAGAAAAGGGGCGAACCTACCTACAAAGACCGCTTGGCACAGCTCACCGATAAACGTATTGTCATTATTTTTGACGAATGCCATCGCTCACAGTTTGGCGATAATCATGAAGCAATTAAAAACTTTTTCCCGAAAGCACAGCTTTTCGGCTTTACCGGAACACCAATATTTGAAGAAAATGCAACATATAAGCAAATTGATGGAACGGTTGGTTCTTATATCACAACAAAAGATGTTTTCGAAAAAGAACTTCATGCCTATACGATAACTAATGCCATTGATGACGGCAATGTGCTTCGCTTTCACATCGATTATTTTAAGCCGGAAGATGTCAAAAAAGCAGCAAAAGCCTCTGACACTGTAAGTAAAAAAGCGATTGTCGAAGCAATACTATCAAAACACGATGCCGCTACTAATGGTAGACGATACAATGCGATTTTTGCCACAGCTTCTATCAACGATGCAATAGAATACTTTGAGATATTCAAGTCGTTACAAGAGGAACGCAAAAAGAATGAGGGCGAAAGCTTTAAGCCGCTAAATATTGCCTGTGTTTTCTCTCCACCGGCTGAAGGAAACAAAGATGTAAAGCAGTTACAAGAAGACCTACAGCAAGAAAAAGCCGATAACGAACAAGAGCCCGATAAGAAAAAGGCGGCACTTAAAAGCATCATTGATGACTATAACTTGCAGTACCGCACAAATCACAGCATAAACGAATTCGATTTATACTATCAAGATGTGCAAAAACGCATTAAAGACCAAAAGTACCCAAATTCCGACTATCCACAGGTAAACAAAATTGATATCACTATTGTAGTGGATATGCTTTTAACAGGATTCGATTCAAAGTATCTAAACACCTTGTACGTTGATAAAAACTTAAAGCAACATGGCTTAATTCAAGCATTTTCAAGAACAAACCGTGTTTTGAACGACACAAAGCCTTACGGAAATATTCTTGACTTTAGAGGGCAAGAAAAAGATGTAGATGAAGCAATTGCACTGTTTTCTGGAAAAGAAAACAGTAGTAGGGCAAAAGAAATTTGGCTTGTTGACCCCGCTCCTGTTGTGGTTGAAAAGCTGGATAAAGCAGTTGCCGATCTTGAGAAATTTATGGAATCACAAGGGTTAGAATGTAAGCCAGAGCAAGTAAGCAACCTTAAGGGCGACGCCGCACGAGGTGAATTTATCAATAAATTTAAGGAAGTGCAGCGCCTTAAAACACAGCTTGACCAATATACAGATATCAAAGAAGAACAAGCGGCAAAAATTGAAGAACTGTTGCCGGAAGACACTTTGCGTGCGTTCCGTGGTGTCTATATCGAAACTGCCCAAATGTTAAAAGCACAGCAGGGCAAAGATATTAGGGATAAAGATCCGGTGATTGAACAGCTCGATTTTGAGTTCGTTCTATTTTCCTCTGCCATTATTGATTATGACTACATTATGTCTCTAATTTCGAGATATACACAACCCGATGTGCCTAAAAAAGAAAAAATGAGCCGTAAGCAGCTTATTAGTTTACTTTGTTCCAATTCAAATATGATGGAAGAACGTGAAGATATTATTGCTTATATCAGCTCATTGGAATCTGGAAAAGGGTTGGATGAAAAGGAAATAAAAGCTGGATACCAAAAATTCAAGGAAGAAAAAGCAACAAAAGAAATGGAATTAATTGCAAACAAACACGGTGTTGAACCTGCATCGTTGCAAGCCTTTATAGATGAAATTATAGGGCGCATGATTTTTGACGGTGAAAAACTAAGCGATTTGTTAGAGCCGCTAGAGCTTGGCTGGAGAGACAGGACAAAAAAAGAACTAGAATTGATGGATAATTTAATCCCACTGCTTAAAAAGCTTGCAGGTGGACGTGTGATTGTGGGGCTGAATGCTTATGAATAA
- a CDS encoding restriction endonuclease subunit S, whose product MNKNKKTALVPKLRFKEYESAKPWKVISLIDTVDKNVKWSFTGGPFGSNLKSSDYKNEGIRVIQLQNIGDGEFVNDYKIFTSKEKADELIGCNIYPYEIIMSKMGDPVGRACIIPNFHSRYLMCSDGIRLVIDERCYSKYFIYSLINSKFFRKKIESHSTGSTRKRIGLEVLKNLQIAVPEKGEQQKIADCLSSLDDLIDAEDKKLEALKAHKKGLMQKLFSAEGKTLPEWRFPEFRDCGEWEENTFKSFIKLYRGSSPRPIQKYFTKNSGVNWIKIGDAKNSDGYKIRSVEEQITHEGAQKSRFVTSGELILANSMSYGKTYEIEISGCIYDGWFVLREYEEHFNKKFLLQQLNSDNLQKQYSSLSAGGVVQNISSDIVYSTILKRPQLEEQQKIAEFLSSIDDLITAQADKIEALQAHKKGLMQGLFPSIQEVGE is encoded by the coding sequence ATGAATAAGAATAAAAAAACGGCATTAGTGCCGAAATTGAGGTTTAAAGAATACGAAAGTGCAAAACCGTGGAAGGTGATAAGTTTAATTGATACTGTTGATAAAAATGTTAAATGGAGTTTTACCGGTGGTCCATTTGGTTCTAATTTGAAATCATCAGACTATAAAAATGAGGGTATAAGAGTTATTCAACTCCAAAACATTGGAGACGGTGAATTTGTTAATGATTATAAAATATTTACATCTAAAGAAAAAGCCGATGAACTTATAGGTTGTAATATTTACCCCTATGAAATTATTATGTCAAAAATGGGGGATCCTGTAGGTCGCGCTTGTATTATTCCAAATTTTCATTCTCGCTACTTAATGTGTTCAGATGGTATTCGATTAGTTATTGATGAAAGATGTTATAGTAAATATTTTATATATTCATTAATAAATTCAAAGTTTTTTCGCAAAAAAATCGAAAGTCATTCAACTGGTTCAACAAGAAAGCGTATTGGTCTTGAAGTTTTAAAAAACCTTCAAATTGCTGTTCCTGAAAAGGGAGAACAACAAAAAATAGCCGATTGCCTTTCTTCTCTTGATGACTTGATTGATGCAGAAGATAAAAAGCTTGAGGCGCTCAAAGCGCACAAAAAAGGCTTAATGCAAAAGTTGTTTTCTGCTGAGGGCAAAACTCTGCCCGAATGGAGATTTCCGGAGTTTAGGGATTGTGGAGAGTGGGAAGAAAACACCTTTAAATCTTTCATAAAGTTGTACAGAGGCAGTTCGCCACGTCCAATACAAAAGTATTTCACTAAAAACAGTGGTGTGAATTGGATAAAAATTGGCGATGCGAAAAATTCTGATGGATATAAAATTCGCAGTGTAGAAGAACAAATCACGCATGAAGGTGCTCAGAAATCACGATTTGTAACAAGTGGAGAACTTATTCTTGCTAACTCTATGAGTTATGGTAAAACATATGAGATTGAAATATCAGGTTGCATTTATGATGGTTGGTTTGTTTTGAGAGAGTATGAAGAACATTTCAATAAAAAATTTTTATTGCAACAACTAAATTCAGATAATCTTCAAAAGCAATATTCATCGCTTTCTGCTGGTGGAGTTGTTCAAAATATTAGCAGTGATATTGTTTATTCAACGATTTTGAAACGTCCCCAGTTGGAGGAACAACAAAAAATTGCTGAATTTCTATCATCTATTGATGATTTGATAACTGCACAAGCAGATAAAATTGAAGCTCTACAGGCACATAAAAAAGGCTTGATGCAAGGGCTATTCCCTTCTATTCAGGAGGTGGGTGAATGA